From Etheostoma cragini isolate CJK2018 chromosome 10, CSU_Ecrag_1.0, whole genome shotgun sequence, the proteins below share one genomic window:
- the LOC117952225 gene encoding rho guanine nucleotide exchange factor 9 isoform X10 produces the protein MTMMMLISGGSIVNAEAVWDHVTMADRELAFKAGDVIKVLDASNKDWWWGQIDEEEGWFPASFVRVEPHPPQPQTKQVFYINPIATPRFQNTTSKLWVNQEDGGAEPAEGTSEVQNGHLDPTNDCLCLGSPLQNRDQMRANVINEIMSTERHYIKHLKDICEGYLRQCRKRVDMFNDDQLKVIFGNIEDIYRFQMGFVRDLEKQYNTEDPHLSEIGPCFLEHQDGFWIYSEYCNNHLDACMELSKLMRDGRYQHFFEACRLLQQMIDIAIDGFLLTPVQKICKYPLQLAELLKYTAQEHSDYRYVAAALAVMRNVTQQINERKRRLENIDKIAQWQASVLDWEGDDILDRSSELIYTGELSWIYQPYGRSQQRVFFLFDHQLVLCKKDLIRRDILYYKGRIDMDRYDVRDAIDGRDDDFNVSVKNAFKLCNKDSEELHIFLAKKPEEKIRWLRAFHEERKMVQEDEKIGFEISEYQKRQAAMTVRKVTKQKGVNRCTPPSYPPPQDPLSAGQYEVTEDMAQGEVFEFSQSKRGQAPFWQNFSRLAPFKK, from the exons TTGATAAGTGGAGGTTCAATCGTCAACGCTGAGGCGGTATGGGACCATGTGACCATGGCGGACCGGGAGTTGGCGTTTAAGGCCGGCGACGTCATCAAGGTGCTGGACGCCTCCAACAAGGACTGGTGGTGGGGCCAGATTGATGAGGAGGAAGGATGGTTTCCTGCCAGCTTTGTACGG GTGGAGCCCCACCCTCCTCAGCCCCAAACAAAACAGGTTTTCTATATCAACCCCATAGCAACTCCACGGTTCCAAAACACCACGTCAAAG CTGTGGGTGAACCAGGAGGATGGGGGAGCGGAGCCAGCCGAGGGGACCAGCGAGGTGCAGAACGGGCACCTGGACCCAACCAATGACTGCCTGTGCCTGGGCTCGCCCCTCCAGAACCGAGACCAGATGAGAGCCAACGTCATCAATGAGATCATGAGCACAGAGAGACACTACATCAAACACCTCAAGGACATCTGTGAG GGCTACCTGCGTCAGTGCAGGAAGCGTGTGGACATGTTCAACGATGACCAGCTGAAAGTCATCTTTGGGAACATCGAAGACATCTACCGCTTCCAAATGGGCTTTGTCAGAGACTTGGAGAAACAGTACAACACAGAGGACCCCCATCTCTCTGAAATCGGACCCTGCTTTCTAGAACAT CAAGATGGTTTTTGGATCTATTCAGAATACTGTAACAACCATTTGGATGCCTGTATGGAGCTGAGCAAACTGATGAGGGATGGCAGGTACCAGCACTTCTTCGAGGCCTGTCGCCTCCTCCAGCAAATGATTGACATTGCCATAGACGGCTTCCTGCTCACCCCTGTCCAGAAAATCTGCAAATATCCTCTTCAGTTGGCTGAGCTTCTCAAATACACTGCGCAGGAGCACAG TGATTATCGATACGTGGCAGCAGCACTGGCAGTAATGAGGAACGTCACTCAGCAGATCAacgagaggaagaggagactgGAGAACATCGACAAAATCGCCCAATGGCAAGCTTCTGTTCTGGACTGGGAg GGGGACGATATCTTGGACAGGAGCTCAGAGCTCATCTACACTGGGGAGTTGTCATGGATCTATCAGCCGTATGGACGTAGCCAACAGCGAGTCTTCTTCCTCTTTGATCACCAGCTGGTTCTCTGTAAGAAG GATCTGATACGCCGGGACATCCTGTACTATAAGGGTCGCATCGACATGGATCGCTACGACGTGCGGGACGCCATAGACGGCCGTGACGACGACTTCAACGTCAGCGTGAAGAACGCCTTCAAACTGTGCAACAAAGACAGCGAGGAGCTCCACATCTTTCTGGCCAAGAAGCCAGAGGAGAAGATCCGCTGGCTCAGGGCCTTCCACGAGGAGAGGAAGATGGTGCAGGAGGATGAGAAAATCG GTTTTGAGATCTCTGAGTACCAGAAGCGGCAGGCGGCCATGACAGTGAGAAAGGTGACCAAACAGAAAG GTGTAAACAGGTGCACGCCCCCCTCATACCCGCCCCCCCAGGACCCCCTCAGTGCGGGGCAGTATGAGGTAACGGAGGACATGGCACAAGGAGAGGTTTTTGAATTCAGTCAATCCAAAAGAGGCCAGGCTCCTTTCTGGCAGAATTTTAGTAGATTAGCTCCATTTAAGAAATAG
- the LOC117952225 gene encoding rho guanine nucleotide exchange factor 9 isoform X13, translated as MTMMMLISGGSIVNAEAVWDHVTMADRELAFKAGDVIKVLDASNKDWWWGQIDEEEGWFPASFVRLWVNQEDGGAEPAEGTSEVQNGHLDPTNDCLCLGSPLQNRDQMRANVINEIMSTERHYIKHLKDICEGYLRQCRKRVDMFNDDQLKVIFGNIEDIYRFQMGFVRDLEKQYNTEDPHLSEIGPCFLEHQDGFWIYSEYCNNHLDACMELSKLMRDGRYQHFFEACRLLQQMIDIAIDGFLLTPVQKICKYPLQLAELLKYTAQEHSDYRYVAAALAVMRNVTQQINERKRRLENIDKIAQWQASVLDWEGDDILDRSSELIYTGELSWIYQPYGRSQQRVFFLFDHQLVLCKKDLIRRDILYYKGRIDMDRYDVRDAIDGRDDDFNVSVKNAFKLCNKDSEELHIFLAKKPEEKIRWLRAFHEERKMVQEDEKIGFEISEYQKRQAAMTVRKVTKQKGVNRCTPPSYPPPQDPLSAGQYEVTEDMAQGEVFEFSQSKRGQAPFWQNFSRLAPFKK; from the exons TTGATAAGTGGAGGTTCAATCGTCAACGCTGAGGCGGTATGGGACCATGTGACCATGGCGGACCGGGAGTTGGCGTTTAAGGCCGGCGACGTCATCAAGGTGCTGGACGCCTCCAACAAGGACTGGTGGTGGGGCCAGATTGATGAGGAGGAAGGATGGTTTCCTGCCAGCTTTGTACGG CTGTGGGTGAACCAGGAGGATGGGGGAGCGGAGCCAGCCGAGGGGACCAGCGAGGTGCAGAACGGGCACCTGGACCCAACCAATGACTGCCTGTGCCTGGGCTCGCCCCTCCAGAACCGAGACCAGATGAGAGCCAACGTCATCAATGAGATCATGAGCACAGAGAGACACTACATCAAACACCTCAAGGACATCTGTGAG GGCTACCTGCGTCAGTGCAGGAAGCGTGTGGACATGTTCAACGATGACCAGCTGAAAGTCATCTTTGGGAACATCGAAGACATCTACCGCTTCCAAATGGGCTTTGTCAGAGACTTGGAGAAACAGTACAACACAGAGGACCCCCATCTCTCTGAAATCGGACCCTGCTTTCTAGAACAT CAAGATGGTTTTTGGATCTATTCAGAATACTGTAACAACCATTTGGATGCCTGTATGGAGCTGAGCAAACTGATGAGGGATGGCAGGTACCAGCACTTCTTCGAGGCCTGTCGCCTCCTCCAGCAAATGATTGACATTGCCATAGACGGCTTCCTGCTCACCCCTGTCCAGAAAATCTGCAAATATCCTCTTCAGTTGGCTGAGCTTCTCAAATACACTGCGCAGGAGCACAG TGATTATCGATACGTGGCAGCAGCACTGGCAGTAATGAGGAACGTCACTCAGCAGATCAacgagaggaagaggagactgGAGAACATCGACAAAATCGCCCAATGGCAAGCTTCTGTTCTGGACTGGGAg GGGGACGATATCTTGGACAGGAGCTCAGAGCTCATCTACACTGGGGAGTTGTCATGGATCTATCAGCCGTATGGACGTAGCCAACAGCGAGTCTTCTTCCTCTTTGATCACCAGCTGGTTCTCTGTAAGAAG GATCTGATACGCCGGGACATCCTGTACTATAAGGGTCGCATCGACATGGATCGCTACGACGTGCGGGACGCCATAGACGGCCGTGACGACGACTTCAACGTCAGCGTGAAGAACGCCTTCAAACTGTGCAACAAAGACAGCGAGGAGCTCCACATCTTTCTGGCCAAGAAGCCAGAGGAGAAGATCCGCTGGCTCAGGGCCTTCCACGAGGAGAGGAAGATGGTGCAGGAGGATGAGAAAATCG GTTTTGAGATCTCTGAGTACCAGAAGCGGCAGGCGGCCATGACAGTGAGAAAGGTGACCAAACAGAAAG GTGTAAACAGGTGCACGCCCCCCTCATACCCGCCCCCCCAGGACCCCCTCAGTGCGGGGCAGTATGAGGTAACGGAGGACATGGCACAAGGAGAGGTTTTTGAATTCAGTCAATCCAAAAGAGGCCAGGCTCCTTTCTGGCAGAATTTTAGTAGATTAGCTCCATTTAAGAAATAG
- the LOC117952225 gene encoding rho guanine nucleotide exchange factor 9 isoform X11, with protein MTLLISGGSIVNAEAVWDHVTMADRELAFKAGDVIKVLDASNKDWWWGQIDEEEGWFPASFVRVEPHPPQPQTKQVFYINPIATPRFQNTTSKLWVNQEDGGAEPAEGTSEVQNGHLDPTNDCLCLGSPLQNRDQMRANVINEIMSTERHYIKHLKDICEGYLRQCRKRVDMFNDDQLKVIFGNIEDIYRFQMGFVRDLEKQYNTEDPHLSEIGPCFLEHQDGFWIYSEYCNNHLDACMELSKLMRDGRYQHFFEACRLLQQMIDIAIDGFLLTPVQKICKYPLQLAELLKYTAQEHSDYRYVAAALAVMRNVTQQINERKRRLENIDKIAQWQASVLDWEGDDILDRSSELIYTGELSWIYQPYGRSQQRVFFLFDHQLVLCKKDLIRRDILYYKGRIDMDRYDVRDAIDGRDDDFNVSVKNAFKLCNKDSEELHIFLAKKPEEKIRWLRAFHEERKMVQEDEKIGFEISEYQKRQAAMTVRKVTKQKGVNRCTPPSYPPPQDPLSAGQYEVTEDMAQGEVFEFSQSKRGQAPFWQNFSRLAPFKK; from the exons TTGATAAGTGGAGGTTCAATCGTCAACGCTGAGGCGGTATGGGACCATGTGACCATGGCGGACCGGGAGTTGGCGTTTAAGGCCGGCGACGTCATCAAGGTGCTGGACGCCTCCAACAAGGACTGGTGGTGGGGCCAGATTGATGAGGAGGAAGGATGGTTTCCTGCCAGCTTTGTACGG GTGGAGCCCCACCCTCCTCAGCCCCAAACAAAACAGGTTTTCTATATCAACCCCATAGCAACTCCACGGTTCCAAAACACCACGTCAAAG CTGTGGGTGAACCAGGAGGATGGGGGAGCGGAGCCAGCCGAGGGGACCAGCGAGGTGCAGAACGGGCACCTGGACCCAACCAATGACTGCCTGTGCCTGGGCTCGCCCCTCCAGAACCGAGACCAGATGAGAGCCAACGTCATCAATGAGATCATGAGCACAGAGAGACACTACATCAAACACCTCAAGGACATCTGTGAG GGCTACCTGCGTCAGTGCAGGAAGCGTGTGGACATGTTCAACGATGACCAGCTGAAAGTCATCTTTGGGAACATCGAAGACATCTACCGCTTCCAAATGGGCTTTGTCAGAGACTTGGAGAAACAGTACAACACAGAGGACCCCCATCTCTCTGAAATCGGACCCTGCTTTCTAGAACAT CAAGATGGTTTTTGGATCTATTCAGAATACTGTAACAACCATTTGGATGCCTGTATGGAGCTGAGCAAACTGATGAGGGATGGCAGGTACCAGCACTTCTTCGAGGCCTGTCGCCTCCTCCAGCAAATGATTGACATTGCCATAGACGGCTTCCTGCTCACCCCTGTCCAGAAAATCTGCAAATATCCTCTTCAGTTGGCTGAGCTTCTCAAATACACTGCGCAGGAGCACAG TGATTATCGATACGTGGCAGCAGCACTGGCAGTAATGAGGAACGTCACTCAGCAGATCAacgagaggaagaggagactgGAGAACATCGACAAAATCGCCCAATGGCAAGCTTCTGTTCTGGACTGGGAg GGGGACGATATCTTGGACAGGAGCTCAGAGCTCATCTACACTGGGGAGTTGTCATGGATCTATCAGCCGTATGGACGTAGCCAACAGCGAGTCTTCTTCCTCTTTGATCACCAGCTGGTTCTCTGTAAGAAG GATCTGATACGCCGGGACATCCTGTACTATAAGGGTCGCATCGACATGGATCGCTACGACGTGCGGGACGCCATAGACGGCCGTGACGACGACTTCAACGTCAGCGTGAAGAACGCCTTCAAACTGTGCAACAAAGACAGCGAGGAGCTCCACATCTTTCTGGCCAAGAAGCCAGAGGAGAAGATCCGCTGGCTCAGGGCCTTCCACGAGGAGAGGAAGATGGTGCAGGAGGATGAGAAAATCG GTTTTGAGATCTCTGAGTACCAGAAGCGGCAGGCGGCCATGACAGTGAGAAAGGTGACCAAACAGAAAG GTGTAAACAGGTGCACGCCCCCCTCATACCCGCCCCCCCAGGACCCCCTCAGTGCGGGGCAGTATGAGGTAACGGAGGACATGGCACAAGGAGAGGTTTTTGAATTCAGTCAATCCAAAAGAGGCCAGGCTCCTTTCTGGCAGAATTTTAGTAGATTAGCTCCATTTAAGAAATAG
- the LOC117952225 gene encoding rho guanine nucleotide exchange factor 9 isoform X7 — protein sequence MDLRLGPGSQRSALSHRTGEKGSARWSRAGTPGAPSRLRVEMNDLISGGSIVNAEAVWDHVTMADRELAFKAGDVIKVLDASNKDWWWGQIDEEEGWFPASFVRVEPHPPQPQTKQVFYINPIATPRFQNTTSKLWVNQEDGGAEPAEGTSEVQNGHLDPTNDCLCLGSPLQNRDQMRANVINEIMSTERHYIKHLKDICEGYLRQCRKRVDMFNDDQLKVIFGNIEDIYRFQMGFVRDLEKQYNTEDPHLSEIGPCFLEHQDGFWIYSEYCNNHLDACMELSKLMRDGRYQHFFEACRLLQQMIDIAIDGFLLTPVQKICKYPLQLAELLKYTAQEHSDYRYVAAALAVMRNVTQQINERKRRLENIDKIAQWQASVLDWEGDDILDRSSELIYTGELSWIYQPYGRSQQRVFFLFDHQLVLCKKDLIRRDILYYKGRIDMDRYDVRDAIDGRDDDFNVSVKNAFKLCNKDSEELHIFLAKKPEEKIRWLRAFHEERKMVQEDEKIGFEISEYQKRQAAMTVRKVTKQKGVNRCTPPSYPPPQDPLSAGQYEVTEDMAQGEVFEFSQSKRGQAPFWQNFSRLAPFKK from the exons TTGATAAGTGGAGGTTCAATCGTCAACGCTGAGGCGGTATGGGACCATGTGACCATGGCGGACCGGGAGTTGGCGTTTAAGGCCGGCGACGTCATCAAGGTGCTGGACGCCTCCAACAAGGACTGGTGGTGGGGCCAGATTGATGAGGAGGAAGGATGGTTTCCTGCCAGCTTTGTACGG GTGGAGCCCCACCCTCCTCAGCCCCAAACAAAACAGGTTTTCTATATCAACCCCATAGCAACTCCACGGTTCCAAAACACCACGTCAAAG CTGTGGGTGAACCAGGAGGATGGGGGAGCGGAGCCAGCCGAGGGGACCAGCGAGGTGCAGAACGGGCACCTGGACCCAACCAATGACTGCCTGTGCCTGGGCTCGCCCCTCCAGAACCGAGACCAGATGAGAGCCAACGTCATCAATGAGATCATGAGCACAGAGAGACACTACATCAAACACCTCAAGGACATCTGTGAG GGCTACCTGCGTCAGTGCAGGAAGCGTGTGGACATGTTCAACGATGACCAGCTGAAAGTCATCTTTGGGAACATCGAAGACATCTACCGCTTCCAAATGGGCTTTGTCAGAGACTTGGAGAAACAGTACAACACAGAGGACCCCCATCTCTCTGAAATCGGACCCTGCTTTCTAGAACAT CAAGATGGTTTTTGGATCTATTCAGAATACTGTAACAACCATTTGGATGCCTGTATGGAGCTGAGCAAACTGATGAGGGATGGCAGGTACCAGCACTTCTTCGAGGCCTGTCGCCTCCTCCAGCAAATGATTGACATTGCCATAGACGGCTTCCTGCTCACCCCTGTCCAGAAAATCTGCAAATATCCTCTTCAGTTGGCTGAGCTTCTCAAATACACTGCGCAGGAGCACAG TGATTATCGATACGTGGCAGCAGCACTGGCAGTAATGAGGAACGTCACTCAGCAGATCAacgagaggaagaggagactgGAGAACATCGACAAAATCGCCCAATGGCAAGCTTCTGTTCTGGACTGGGAg GGGGACGATATCTTGGACAGGAGCTCAGAGCTCATCTACACTGGGGAGTTGTCATGGATCTATCAGCCGTATGGACGTAGCCAACAGCGAGTCTTCTTCCTCTTTGATCACCAGCTGGTTCTCTGTAAGAAG GATCTGATACGCCGGGACATCCTGTACTATAAGGGTCGCATCGACATGGATCGCTACGACGTGCGGGACGCCATAGACGGCCGTGACGACGACTTCAACGTCAGCGTGAAGAACGCCTTCAAACTGTGCAACAAAGACAGCGAGGAGCTCCACATCTTTCTGGCCAAGAAGCCAGAGGAGAAGATCCGCTGGCTCAGGGCCTTCCACGAGGAGAGGAAGATGGTGCAGGAGGATGAGAAAATCG GTTTTGAGATCTCTGAGTACCAGAAGCGGCAGGCGGCCATGACAGTGAGAAAGGTGACCAAACAGAAAG GTGTAAACAGGTGCACGCCCCCCTCATACCCGCCCCCCCAGGACCCCCTCAGTGCGGGGCAGTATGAGGTAACGGAGGACATGGCACAAGGAGAGGTTTTTGAATTCAGTCAATCCAAAAGAGGCCAGGCTCCTTTCTGGCAGAATTTTAGTAGATTAGCTCCATTTAAGAAATAG
- the LOC117952225 gene encoding rho guanine nucleotide exchange factor 9 isoform X12: MYEPDFSMHTLSEQFHVTNMLISGGSIVNAEAVWDHVTMADRELAFKAGDVIKVLDASNKDWWWGQIDEEEGWFPASFVRLWVNQEDGGAEPAEGTSEVQNGHLDPTNDCLCLGSPLQNRDQMRANVINEIMSTERHYIKHLKDICEGYLRQCRKRVDMFNDDQLKVIFGNIEDIYRFQMGFVRDLEKQYNTEDPHLSEIGPCFLEHQDGFWIYSEYCNNHLDACMELSKLMRDGRYQHFFEACRLLQQMIDIAIDGFLLTPVQKICKYPLQLAELLKYTAQEHSDYRYVAAALAVMRNVTQQINERKRRLENIDKIAQWQASVLDWEGDDILDRSSELIYTGELSWIYQPYGRSQQRVFFLFDHQLVLCKKDLIRRDILYYKGRIDMDRYDVRDAIDGRDDDFNVSVKNAFKLCNKDSEELHIFLAKKPEEKIRWLRAFHEERKMVQEDEKIGFEISEYQKRQAAMTVRKVTKQKGVNRCTPPSYPPPQDPLSAGQYEVTEDMAQGEVFEFSQSKRGQAPFWQNFSRLAPFKK, encoded by the exons TTGATAAGTGGAGGTTCAATCGTCAACGCTGAGGCGGTATGGGACCATGTGACCATGGCGGACCGGGAGTTGGCGTTTAAGGCCGGCGACGTCATCAAGGTGCTGGACGCCTCCAACAAGGACTGGTGGTGGGGCCAGATTGATGAGGAGGAAGGATGGTTTCCTGCCAGCTTTGTACGG CTGTGGGTGAACCAGGAGGATGGGGGAGCGGAGCCAGCCGAGGGGACCAGCGAGGTGCAGAACGGGCACCTGGACCCAACCAATGACTGCCTGTGCCTGGGCTCGCCCCTCCAGAACCGAGACCAGATGAGAGCCAACGTCATCAATGAGATCATGAGCACAGAGAGACACTACATCAAACACCTCAAGGACATCTGTGAG GGCTACCTGCGTCAGTGCAGGAAGCGTGTGGACATGTTCAACGATGACCAGCTGAAAGTCATCTTTGGGAACATCGAAGACATCTACCGCTTCCAAATGGGCTTTGTCAGAGACTTGGAGAAACAGTACAACACAGAGGACCCCCATCTCTCTGAAATCGGACCCTGCTTTCTAGAACAT CAAGATGGTTTTTGGATCTATTCAGAATACTGTAACAACCATTTGGATGCCTGTATGGAGCTGAGCAAACTGATGAGGGATGGCAGGTACCAGCACTTCTTCGAGGCCTGTCGCCTCCTCCAGCAAATGATTGACATTGCCATAGACGGCTTCCTGCTCACCCCTGTCCAGAAAATCTGCAAATATCCTCTTCAGTTGGCTGAGCTTCTCAAATACACTGCGCAGGAGCACAG TGATTATCGATACGTGGCAGCAGCACTGGCAGTAATGAGGAACGTCACTCAGCAGATCAacgagaggaagaggagactgGAGAACATCGACAAAATCGCCCAATGGCAAGCTTCTGTTCTGGACTGGGAg GGGGACGATATCTTGGACAGGAGCTCAGAGCTCATCTACACTGGGGAGTTGTCATGGATCTATCAGCCGTATGGACGTAGCCAACAGCGAGTCTTCTTCCTCTTTGATCACCAGCTGGTTCTCTGTAAGAAG GATCTGATACGCCGGGACATCCTGTACTATAAGGGTCGCATCGACATGGATCGCTACGACGTGCGGGACGCCATAGACGGCCGTGACGACGACTTCAACGTCAGCGTGAAGAACGCCTTCAAACTGTGCAACAAAGACAGCGAGGAGCTCCACATCTTTCTGGCCAAGAAGCCAGAGGAGAAGATCCGCTGGCTCAGGGCCTTCCACGAGGAGAGGAAGATGGTGCAGGAGGATGAGAAAATCG GTTTTGAGATCTCTGAGTACCAGAAGCGGCAGGCGGCCATGACAGTGAGAAAGGTGACCAAACAGAAAG GTGTAAACAGGTGCACGCCCCCCTCATACCCGCCCCCCCAGGACCCCCTCAGTGCGGGGCAGTATGAGGTAACGGAGGACATGGCACAAGGAGAGGTTTTTGAATTCAGTCAATCCAAAAGAGGCCAGGCTCCTTTCTGGCAGAATTTTAGTAGATTAGCTCCATTTAAGAAATAG
- the LOC117952225 gene encoding rho guanine nucleotide exchange factor 9 isoform X14 — protein sequence MTLLISGGSIVNAEAVWDHVTMADRELAFKAGDVIKVLDASNKDWWWGQIDEEEGWFPASFVRLWVNQEDGGAEPAEGTSEVQNGHLDPTNDCLCLGSPLQNRDQMRANVINEIMSTERHYIKHLKDICEGYLRQCRKRVDMFNDDQLKVIFGNIEDIYRFQMGFVRDLEKQYNTEDPHLSEIGPCFLEHQDGFWIYSEYCNNHLDACMELSKLMRDGRYQHFFEACRLLQQMIDIAIDGFLLTPVQKICKYPLQLAELLKYTAQEHSDYRYVAAALAVMRNVTQQINERKRRLENIDKIAQWQASVLDWEGDDILDRSSELIYTGELSWIYQPYGRSQQRVFFLFDHQLVLCKKDLIRRDILYYKGRIDMDRYDVRDAIDGRDDDFNVSVKNAFKLCNKDSEELHIFLAKKPEEKIRWLRAFHEERKMVQEDEKIGFEISEYQKRQAAMTVRKVTKQKGVNRCTPPSYPPPQDPLSAGQYEVTEDMAQGEVFEFSQSKRGQAPFWQNFSRLAPFKK from the exons TTGATAAGTGGAGGTTCAATCGTCAACGCTGAGGCGGTATGGGACCATGTGACCATGGCGGACCGGGAGTTGGCGTTTAAGGCCGGCGACGTCATCAAGGTGCTGGACGCCTCCAACAAGGACTGGTGGTGGGGCCAGATTGATGAGGAGGAAGGATGGTTTCCTGCCAGCTTTGTACGG CTGTGGGTGAACCAGGAGGATGGGGGAGCGGAGCCAGCCGAGGGGACCAGCGAGGTGCAGAACGGGCACCTGGACCCAACCAATGACTGCCTGTGCCTGGGCTCGCCCCTCCAGAACCGAGACCAGATGAGAGCCAACGTCATCAATGAGATCATGAGCACAGAGAGACACTACATCAAACACCTCAAGGACATCTGTGAG GGCTACCTGCGTCAGTGCAGGAAGCGTGTGGACATGTTCAACGATGACCAGCTGAAAGTCATCTTTGGGAACATCGAAGACATCTACCGCTTCCAAATGGGCTTTGTCAGAGACTTGGAGAAACAGTACAACACAGAGGACCCCCATCTCTCTGAAATCGGACCCTGCTTTCTAGAACAT CAAGATGGTTTTTGGATCTATTCAGAATACTGTAACAACCATTTGGATGCCTGTATGGAGCTGAGCAAACTGATGAGGGATGGCAGGTACCAGCACTTCTTCGAGGCCTGTCGCCTCCTCCAGCAAATGATTGACATTGCCATAGACGGCTTCCTGCTCACCCCTGTCCAGAAAATCTGCAAATATCCTCTTCAGTTGGCTGAGCTTCTCAAATACACTGCGCAGGAGCACAG TGATTATCGATACGTGGCAGCAGCACTGGCAGTAATGAGGAACGTCACTCAGCAGATCAacgagaggaagaggagactgGAGAACATCGACAAAATCGCCCAATGGCAAGCTTCTGTTCTGGACTGGGAg GGGGACGATATCTTGGACAGGAGCTCAGAGCTCATCTACACTGGGGAGTTGTCATGGATCTATCAGCCGTATGGACGTAGCCAACAGCGAGTCTTCTTCCTCTTTGATCACCAGCTGGTTCTCTGTAAGAAG GATCTGATACGCCGGGACATCCTGTACTATAAGGGTCGCATCGACATGGATCGCTACGACGTGCGGGACGCCATAGACGGCCGTGACGACGACTTCAACGTCAGCGTGAAGAACGCCTTCAAACTGTGCAACAAAGACAGCGAGGAGCTCCACATCTTTCTGGCCAAGAAGCCAGAGGAGAAGATCCGCTGGCTCAGGGCCTTCCACGAGGAGAGGAAGATGGTGCAGGAGGATGAGAAAATCG GTTTTGAGATCTCTGAGTACCAGAAGCGGCAGGCGGCCATGACAGTGAGAAAGGTGACCAAACAGAAAG GTGTAAACAGGTGCACGCCCCCCTCATACCCGCCCCCCCAGGACCCCCTCAGTGCGGGGCAGTATGAGGTAACGGAGGACATGGCACAAGGAGAGGTTTTTGAATTCAGTCAATCCAAAAGAGGCCAGGCTCCTTTCTGGCAGAATTTTAGTAGATTAGCTCCATTTAAGAAATAG